The Streptomyces sp. NBC_00597 DNA segment ACAACGGCTTCGCCATATCCGTCCCGCTGGCCAAGCAGACCGCCGCCCCCACCCTGGCCCACAAGGCCGTCGGGTACGGGATGCCCGGCCGCCTCGTCGACGGCAACGACATCGCCGCCGTGCACGAGGTGCTGTCCGAGGCCGTCCGGCGGGCCCGGGCCGGCGGCGGCCCGACGCTGATCGAGGCGGTCACGTACCGCATCGAGGCCCACACGAACGCCGACGACGCGACCCGCTACCGCGGTGACGCCGAGGTCGAGGCGTGGAAGGCGCACGACCCGGTGGACCTGCTGGAACGCGAGCTGACCGCCCGCGGGATCCTGGACGCGGCAGGCATCCAGGAGGCCAAGGACGCCGCCGAGGCGATGGCCGCGACGCTGCGCGAGCGGATGAACGCCGATCCGGTGCTCGACCCGATGGACCTGTTCGAAAACGTCTACGCGGAGCAGACCGGCCGGCTCCGCGAGCAGGCGGAAATGCTGCGCGCCGAGCTCGACGCGGAGGAGCAGTCGTGACCACGGTGGCCGTGAAGCCGGCAACGATGGCGCAGGCCCTTGGCCGGGCCATGCGCGACGCGATGGCGGAGGACCCGACGGTCCACGTGATGGGCGAGGACGTCGGGACGCTGGGCGGGGTCTTCCGGATCACGGACGGCCTCGCGAAGGAGTTCGGCGAGGAGCGCTGCACCGACACGCCGCTCGCGGAGGCGGGCATCCTGGGCGCCGCGGTGGGCATGGCCATGTACGGGCTGCGGCCGGTCGTGGAGATGCAGTTCGACGCGTTCGCGTACCCGGCGTTCGAACAGCTGATCTCGCACGTGGCGAAGATGCGCAACCGCACGCGCGGCGCGATGCCGCTGCCGATCACCATCCGGGTGCCGTACGGCGGCGGGATCGGCGGGGTGGAGCACCACAGCGACTCCTCCGAGGCGTACTACGTGGCCACCCCCGGATTGCACGTGGTGACCCCGGCGACCGTGGAGGACGCGTACGGGCTGCTGCGCGCGTCGATCGCGAGCGACGACCCGGTGGTCTTCCTGGAGCCGAAGCGGCTGTACTGGTCGAAGGCGCAGTGGGACCCGCAGACCCCGGCGGCCGTGCCGGGGATCGGGAAGGCACTCGTCCGGCGTACCGGCACCAGCGCGACCCTCATCACGTACGGGCCCTCGCTGCCGGTGTGCCTGGAGGCGGCCGAGGCGGCGCGCGAGGAGGGCTGGGACCTGGAGGTCGTGGACCTGCGCTCGCTCGTCCCCTTCGACGAGGAGACGGTCGTGGCGTCCGTACGCCGCACCGGGCGCGCGGTGGTGGTCCACGAGGCCAACGGCTTCGCCGGACCGGGCGCGGAGCTCGTCGCCCGCATCCAGGAGAAGTGCTTCCACCACCTGGAGGCGCCGGTGCTGCGGGTGACGGGCTTCGACATCCCGTACCCGCCACCGATGCTGGAGAAGCACCACCTTCCCGGTGTGGACCGGATCCTGGACACCGTGGCCCGCCTGCAGTGGGAGAACTGATGCCGCAGGTAATGGAGTTCAAGCTCCCCGACCTCGGGGAGGGACTGACCGAGGCCGAGATCGTCCGCTGGCTGGTCGCGGTGGGCGACGTCGTCGCCGTCGACCAGCCGGTGGTCGAGGTCGAGACGGCCAAGGCGATGGTGGAGGTGCCGTGCCCGTACGGCGGTGTGGTCACCGCCAGGTTCGGGGAGGAGGGCACGGAACTCCCCGTCGGAGCACCGCTGATCACGGTGGCGGTGGGTGCGGGCGCGGACGAGACGGTGGAGTCCGAGGATTCCGGCTCGGGCAACGTCCTGGTCGGCTACGGGACGGACCACTCGCGCACGGCGCGTCGGAGGCGGGTGCGACCTGGCTCCGCAGCGCCGGCTCCCGCCGCCGCTCCCGCACTCACGGCCGCTCCTGTCGCGGCGGCCCCGGTGGCTGCTGTGGTTTCCACTGGGCCGGTGGCGGTGATCTCGCCGCTGGTGCGCAAGCTCGCCCGGGACCACGGGATCGACCTGCGCGCGCTGCGCGGGTCCGGGCCCGAGGGGCTGATCCTGCGCGCGGACGTCGAGGCGGCGCTCCGCGCGCCGGAGCCGGCGGCCGCCCCCGCCCCCACGGCCCCCGCGGTGGCCGGTGAGCGGATTCCGCTGAAGGGCCTGCGGGGTGCGGTGGCCGAGAAGCTGTCGCGCAGCCGCCGGGAGATCCCGGACGCCACGTGCTGGGTCGACGCCGATGCGACCGAGCTGATGGCGGCCCGGGCCGCGATGAACGCCGTGGGCGGTCCGAAGATCTCGGTGCTGGCGCTGCTGGCCCGGATCTGC contains these protein-coding regions:
- a CDS encoding dihydrolipoamide acetyltransferase family protein, which produces MPQVMEFKLPDLGEGLTEAEIVRWLVAVGDVVAVDQPVVEVETAKAMVEVPCPYGGVVTARFGEEGTELPVGAPLITVAVGAGADETVESEDSGSGNVLVGYGTDHSRTARRRRVRPGSAAPAPAAAPALTAAPVAAAPVAAVVSTGPVAVISPLVRKLARDHGIDLRALRGSGPEGLILRADVEAALRAPEPAAAPAPTAPAVAGERIPLKGLRGAVAEKLSRSRREIPDATCWVDADATELMAARAAMNAVGGPKISVLALLARICTAALAKYPELNSTVDLAANEIVRLPSVHLGFAAQTERGLVVPVVRDAQSRNPESLSAEFARLTELARTGKLAPADLTGGTFTLNNYGVFGVDGSTPIVNHPEAAMLGVGRIVAKPWVHQGELAVRQVVQLSLTFDHRVCDGGTAGGFLRYVADCVESPAVLLRSL
- a CDS encoding alpha-ketoacid dehydrogenase subunit beta, translated to MAQALGRAMRDAMAEDPTVHVMGEDVGTLGGVFRITDGLAKEFGEERCTDTPLAEAGILGAAVGMAMYGLRPVVEMQFDAFAYPAFEQLISHVAKMRNRTRGAMPLPITIRVPYGGGIGGVEHHSDSSEAYYVATPGLHVVTPATVEDAYGLLRASIASDDPVVFLEPKRLYWSKAQWDPQTPAAVPGIGKALVRRTGTSATLITYGPSLPVCLEAAEAAREEGWDLEVVDLRSLVPFDEETVVASVRRTGRAVVVHEANGFAGPGAELVARIQEKCFHHLEAPVLRVTGFDIPYPPPMLEKHHLPGVDRILDTVARLQWEN